In Zygosaccharomyces rouxii strain CBS732 chromosome F complete sequence, a single window of DNA contains:
- the FET4 gene encoding Fet4p (similar to uniprot|P40988 Saccharomyces cerevisiae YMR319C FET4 Low-affinity Fe(II) transporter of the plasma membrane): MGKLSEFFNNPGSRPTMYYRAPAAVPRPDGSTVTELHDVSSSGSSVSSKDKDDVSVNCSYAESDMNEVVLTKRGHVQTSRGFTGLRKGITDHCMDWMVAWAGSQFVFFFMWIILAVWCIIGIVYKAPSVWQVVMQDGQSIQCYIWDTLLMRQQLISTHEQLSVCGNVRSRIGTLKRLFSSRQLSRSSGKKDLKDDCVSVHSEEMQCNSVTERSATEGKLPSETWYDKFCSFTSVILGSLYVIIIFWICIFIWIGTGALWIDAGNSPPYTGEKTGSNPRLARFADNWQLYINTATAVVLMVCSVFLQNIRSRHDKYIGKFIRGIMTMDVDIETEARRKFGDFDTQNPVIAMETKKRGWGQRSIDFYADVIGTGIGIIIAIVVFSIWLGIGNQLSWSDDWWLIIGTYTGLMGYLDGFVIREAYHRITNKEEHSYRIVAEEDLELFHLAGITCPPEYTGLDIPTSKSLDYKVSAWISHVCSSPLSVLFAVCSVIGLIIISSALHWSTTGQLIANTPTMIIEAFLLIVLIQAHNWADQRRRIEVSSLYARRCILLAHLQRI, encoded by the coding sequence ATGGGAAAACTTTCTGAGTTCTTTAACAACCCGGGTTCCAGGCCCACTATGTATTACCGTGCCCCAGCGGCTGTTCCCAGGCCCGATGGAAGCACTGTAACTGAGCTGCATGATGTTTCGTCTTCAGGTAGCTCTGTTTCGAGCAAGGACAAAGATGACGTGAGTGTGAATTGTTCATATGCTGAATCAGATATGAATGAAGTTGTCCTAACAAAGAGAGGTCATGTTCAAACAAGCCGGGGGTTCACTGGTCTTCGCAAAGGTATTACTGATCACTGCATGGACTGGATGGTAGCTTGGGCTGGCTCCCAatttgtctttttttttatgtGGATCATTTTAGCCGTTTGGTGCATCATAGGTATTGTTTATAAGGCACCCAGCGTTTGGCAAGTGGTGATGCAAGATGGTCAATCGATTCAGTGCTACATTTGGGACACTTTGTTGATGAGGCAGCAGCTCATCAGTACGCATGAACAGTTGTCTGTCTGTGGTAATGTCAGATCGCGCATTGGcactttgaaaagattgttCAGTAGCAGACAGCTGTCGAGAAGCTCAGGTAAGAAAGATCTGAAGGATGATTGTGTCAGCGTCCATTCTGAAGAAATGCAATGCAATTCCGTCACTGAAAGGTCAGCAACCGAAGGTAAATTGCCCTCAGAGACGTGGTACGACAAGTTTTGCTCCTTTACCAGTGTCATTTTAGGTTCTTTGTAtgttatcatcattttctgGATATGCATTTTCATCTGGATTGGCACAGGTGCTCTCTGGATCGACGCTGGTAATAGTCCCCCATACACAGGTGAAAAAACTGGTAGTAATCCACGTCTGGCCAGGTTTGCTGATAATTGGCAATTGTATATAAATACTGCTACTGCAGTTGTACTTATGGTGTGCTCTGTCTTTTTGCAGAATATCAGATCCAGGCATGATAAGTACATAGGCAAGTTCATCCGAGGTATCATGACTATGGACGTCGATATCGAGACCGAGGCACGTAGAAAATTCGGTGATTTTGACACACAAAATCCAGTCATTGCCATGGAGACAAAGAAGAGAGGATGGGGTCAAAGAAGCATCGATTTTTATGCGGATGTTATCGGTACAGGTATCGGCATCATTATCGCTATCGTTGTGTTCAGCATTTGGTTAGGTATTGGAAACCAATTAAGTTGGAGTGATGACTGGTGGTTGATTATCGGTACGTACACTGGTCTCATGGGTTATCTCGACGGCTTCGTCATCAGAGAAGCTTACCATCGAATCACCAATAAGGAAGAGCATAGTTATCGGATTGttgctgaagaagatttggaacTTTTCCATTTGGCGGGCATAACCTGCCCTCCGGAATACACTGGTCTTGATATTCCCACATCTAAGTCTCTAGATTACAAAGTTTCGGCATGGATCAGCCATGTTTGCTCGAGTCCTCTGAGTGTCCTGTTCGCTGTATGTTCTGTTATTGGTCTCATCATTATATCCTCAGCCTTGCACTGGAGTACAACAGGTCAACTGATCGCCAACACACCTACCATGATTATCGAAGCTTTCTTGTTGATCGTCTTAATTCAAGCACACAATTGGGCTGATCAAAGGCGCAGAATCGAGGTTAGCTCCCTGTATGCTCGGAGATGTATCCTCTTGGCACACCTGCAAAggatttga